One genomic segment of Actinoplanes ianthinogenes includes these proteins:
- a CDS encoding histidine phosphatase family protein: MTEIVLVRHGQTEWSANGRHTSFTDLELTAEGEAQARRAGQRLAGRRFAAVIASPRTRALRTAELAGLSVTEVTEDLAEWNYGEYEGITTKEIRAGRPDWSLWAHGCPGGESPAEVGARLDRVLALARSVGGEVALVGHGHSLRVAGARWIGLPAGAGGLLKLDTATVSVLGFEHEVDPVLASWNAPC, from the coding sequence ATGACGGAGATCGTGCTGGTCCGGCACGGGCAGACCGAGTGGAGTGCCAACGGGCGGCACACCTCGTTCACCGACCTGGAGCTGACCGCGGAGGGCGAGGCGCAGGCGCGGCGGGCCGGGCAGCGGCTGGCCGGGCGCCGCTTCGCCGCGGTGATCGCGAGCCCGCGGACAAGGGCGTTGCGGACGGCCGAGCTCGCCGGGCTGAGCGTCACCGAGGTGACCGAGGACTTGGCCGAGTGGAACTACGGGGAGTATGAGGGGATCACCACCAAGGAGATCCGCGCCGGGCGGCCGGACTGGTCGCTGTGGGCGCACGGGTGCCCGGGCGGGGAGTCGCCGGCGGAGGTCGGCGCGCGGCTCGACCGGGTGCTGGCGCTGGCCAGATCCGTGGGCGGGGAGGTGGCGCTGGTCGGGCACGGGCACAGTCTGCGGGTGGCCGGGGCCCGCTGGATCGGGTTGCCGGCCGGTGCGGGCGGGCTGCTCAAGCTGGATACCGCGACGGTGTCGGTGCTGGGTTTCGAGCACGAGGTGGATCCGGTGCTCGCCAGCTGGAACGCGCCCTGCTGA